One segment of Coffea arabica cultivar ET-39 chromosome 7c, Coffea Arabica ET-39 HiFi, whole genome shotgun sequence DNA contains the following:
- the LOC113700221 gene encoding DNA (cytosine-5)-methyltransferase 1B-like: MGSAAVLDPAGLDDDGVKKNKTKSGLASKKRASVVEKKEKKRSSSTITEEPTSRKMPKRAAACLDFKEKPLQTSKKSDIIEMKKDQTVDEEAVAIGLTAGQDDGRPCRRLVDYIFHNSDGIPQPFEMLEVDDVFISGLILPLEDCIDKEKAKGVRCEGFGRIEEWAISGYEDGSPVIWVSTDIADYDCLKPSGVYKKHYDQFFAKASACIEVYKKLSKSSGGNPDLSLDELLAGVVRAMSGMKCFSGVASIRDFIVSQGEFVHNQLIGLDETSKKADQSFLELPVLAALRDECSKLANLAQVKAGSSGGSLRIGCEEKDGDHMNPQSGSSNCPLEEDEDLKLARLLHEEELWRSMKPKKSQGSSSLSGKYYIKINEDEIANDYPLPAYYNTSNQETDEYVVFDSGADTYYMDDLPRSMLHNWALYNSDSRMISLELLPMKPCAEIDVSIYGSGVMASDDGSGYQLDTDPSQSSSSSSGTSEIDGIPIFLSAIKEWMIEFGSSMIFISIRTDMAWYRLGKPLKQYAPWYQPVLKTARLAISIITLLKEQTRVARLSFSDVIKRVSEYEKDHPAYISSKVDDVERYVVVHGQIILQQFSEFPDEKIKKSAFVVGLTQKMEERHHTKWLVKKKKVVQRNESNLNPRAAMAPIISKRKAMQATTTRLINRIWGEYYSNYSPEELNDGVNSDVKEDEEVEEVEENEEDNNQEEEKVFPMKTHTTSSSSRRTKFCSTMEIKWVGESVGRTSSAEALYKSAIVLEDEIAVGSVILVEGDESDEDSDMYFVEYMYEKLDGSKMFHGRMMKRGSQTMLGNAATERELFLTNDCSDFKLEDTKQIVKLEIRKRSWGHQHRKENAIADKTDRTRAEERKKKGLPPEYYCKSLYCPEKGAFFSVPINEMGLGSGVCHSCELKKTDSEKAIFEIDTSKTSFVYLGTEYSVYDYVYVEPHQFAARKSESETYKGGRNVGLKAYVVCQLLEILTSNASRKAELDSTQLKLRRFFRPEDISEEKAYCSDVREIYYSQETHTLPVETIEGKCEVRKKQDLPSEEVPAIFDHVFFCEHLYDPSKGSLKQMPSHIKLRYSPRNYNDDDACRKKKGKCKEGEYDVGVERVKQTSQENYLATLDIFAGCGGLSEGLQQSGVSITKWAIEYEEAAGDAFKLNHPESLVFINNCNVILRAVMQKCGDADDCISTPEAGELAMKLDEKEVENLPLPGQVDFINGGPPCQGFSGMNRFNHSTWSKVQCEMILAFLSFADYYRPKYFLLENVRNFVSFNQGQTFRLTVASLLEMGYQVRFGILEAGAYGVPQSRKRAFIWAASPEEVLPDWPEPMHVFAAPELKIALSANSQYAAVRSTANGAAFRSITVRDTIGDLPPVVNGASKTNMEYKGDPVSWFQQRIRGDSVVLSDHISKEMNELNLIRCQRIPRRPGADWRDLPDEKVKLSTGQVVDLIPWCLPNTAKRHNQWKGLYGRLDWEGNFPTSVTDPQPMGKVGMCFHPEQDRIVTVRECARSQGFSDSYKFAGNILHKHRQIGNAVPPPLAYALGRKLREAIISRRSA, encoded by the exons ATGGGTTCCGCAGCGGTCTTGGATCCAGCTGGCCTTGATGACGATG GTGTCAAAAAGAACAAAACCAAATCAGGTCTTGCATCAAAGAAAAGGGCTTCTGTggttgaaaaaaaggaaaagaagagatcTAGTTCCACTATTACTGAGGAACCTACTTCACGAAAAATGCCAAAGCGAGCTGCTGCTTGTTTGGATTTCAAAGAGAAGCCTCTTCAGACGTCTAAAAAGTCAGATATCATTGAAATGAAAAAGGACCAAACTGTAGATGAAGAAGCTGTAGCCATTGGGTTGACTGCTGGACAAGATGATGGTCGCCCTTGCAGAAGACTTGTAGATTACATTTTCCATAATTCAGATGGGATTCCACAACCGTTCGAAATGTTGGAAGTTGATGATGTTTTCATATCTGGTCTTATCTTACCTCTTGAGGATTGTATTGACAAAGAAAAAGCTAAAGGAGTCAGATGTGAAGGCTTTGGGCGCATTGAAGAATGGGCAATCTCTGGTTATGAAGATGGATCCCCAGTTATATGGGTGTCTACTGATATTGCTGATTATGACTGTCTTAAGCCTTCAGGTGTCTACAAGAAGCACTATGATCAGTTCTTTGCCAAGGCAAGTGCCTGTATTGAGGTCTataaaaaattgtcaaaatctTCCGGAGGAAATCCTGACTTGAGTCTTGATGAGTTGCTTGCTGGGGTTGTACGTGCAATGAGTGGTATGAAGTGCTTCTCTGGTGTAGCTTCTATCAGGGATTTTATAGTTTCTCAAGGGGAGTTCGTTCACAATCAACTTATAGGTTTGGATGAGACATCCAAGAAGGCTGATCAATCATTTCTTGAGCTGCCTGTTCTTGCTGCTCTCAGAGATGAATGCAGCAAGCTAGCAAATCTTGCACAAGTGAAAGCTGGATCCTCAGGTGGAAGTTTAAGAATAGGCTGTGAAGAAAAAGATGGAGATCACATGAATCCCCAATCTGGCTCATCAAATTGCCCTTTAGAAGAGGATGAAGATCTGAAGTTGGCAAGACTTTTACATGAAGAAGAACTCTGGCGCTCAATGAAGCCAAAAAAAAGTCAAGGTTCATCCTCCCTTTCAGGCAAATATTACATCAAGATCAATGAGGATGAGATCGCTAACGATTATCCTTTGCCAGCATATTACAACACCTCTAATCAGGAAACAGATGAATATGTAGTATTTGACAGTGGAGCTGATACATACTACATGGATGATTTGCCAAGAAGTATGCTCCACAACTGGGCATTGTACAATTCAGACTCTAGAATGATATCGTTGGAGCTACTTCCAATGAAACCATGTGCTGAAATTGATGTGTCAATATACGGCTCAGGGGTCATGGCCTCTGATGATGGATCTGGATATCAATTGGATACTGATCCTAGTCAATCCTCCTCAAGCAGTTCTGGGACATCTGAAATTGATGGAATTCCGATATTTTTGAGTGCAATAAAAGAATGGATGATTGAGTTTGGATCCTCAATGATCTTCATATCAATACGAACTGATATGGCTTG GTACAGACTTGGGAAACCGTTGAAGCAATATGCTCCTTGGTATCAACCCGTCCTCAAAACAGCAAGGCTAGCTATCAGTATAATTACTTTGTTGAAGGAACAGACCCGAGTTGCACGGCTTTCATTTTCAGATGTCATCAAGAGAGTGTCAGAATATGAGAAAGATCATCCTGCCTATATATCTTCTAAAGTGGATGATGTGGAAAGATATGTGGTTGTACATGGTCAGATTATTCTGCAACAGTTCTCTGAATTTCCAGatgagaagataaaaaaaagtGCTTTTGTTGTTGGTCTTACTCAGAAAATGGAAGAGAGGCACCATACTAAGTGGTTAgttaagaagaagaaagttgtgCAGAGGAATGAATCAAATTTGAATCCCAGAGCAGCAATGGCTCCTATAATTTCCAAGCGGAAGGCTATGCAGGCAACAACAACCAGGCTGATCAACCGAATCTGGGGGGAATACTATTCAAATTATTCACCAGAGGAGTTGAATGATGGTGTCAATTCTGATGTGAAGGAGGATGAAGAAGTAGAAGAagtagaagaaaatgaagaggacAATAATCAGGAGGAGGAAAAAGTTTTCCCCATGAAAACCCACACCACTTCCTCATCATCACGACGAACTAAGTTCTGCTCAACGATGGAGATAAAATGGGTTGGAGAATCTGTGGGTAGAACATCTTCTGCTGAGGCCTTGTACAAATCAGCCATTGTTCTAGAAGATGAGATTGCAGTTGGTAGTGTCATTCTTGTAGAGGGTGATGAATCagatgaagattctgatatgtATTTTGTAGAATATATGTATGAAAAGTTGGATGGAAGCAAAATGTTCCATGGACGGATGATGAAAAGAGGATCTCAAACCATGCTAGGAAATGCGGCTACTGAAAGAGAATTGTTTTTGACAAATGATTGTAGTGATTTCAAACTGGAAGATACCAAACAAATAGTGAAATTGGAAATAAGAAAAAGGTCTTGGGGACATCAGCACAGGAAAGAGAATGCAATTGCTGATAAAACAGATAGAACAAGAGcggaggaaagaaaaaagaagggtcTACCACCCGAGTATTATTGCAAAAGCTTGTACTGTCCGGAGAAAGGTGCTTTCTTTAGTGTACCTATTAATGAAATGGGTCTTGGGTCTGGTGTCTGTCACTCTTGCGAATTAAAGAAAACTGATTCCGAGAAGGCAATTTTTGAGATAGACACATCTAAGACCAGTTTTGTCTACCTAGGGACTGAATATTCTGTTTACGACTATGTTTATGTGGAACCCCATCAATTTGCAGCAAGAAAGTCTGAAAGTGAAACCTATAAAGGTGGGAGAAATGTAGGATTGAAGGCTTATGTTGTATGTCAACTGCTTGAGATATTGACAAGCAATGCAAGTAGAAAAGCTGAATTGGATTCTACCCAGTTGAAACTCAGGAGATTTTTCAGACCTGAAGACATATCTGAGGAGAAAGCATACTGCTCTGATGTTCGAGAG ATCTATTATAGCCAGGAAACCCATACTCTACCTGTTGAGACAATTGAAGGGAAATGTGAAGTTAGAAAGAAGCAAGATCTTCCATCTGAAGAAGTCCCTGCTATCTTTGATCATGTTTTCTTCTGTGAACATCTCTATGATCCTTCCAAAGGATCTCTCAAGCAG ATGCCTTCTCATATCAAATTGAGATATAGTCCGAGGAATTATAATGATGATGATGCTTGTAGGAAGAAAAAGGGGAAGTGCAAAGAAGGGGAATACGATGTTGGAGTTGAAAGAGTAAAACAAACTTCTCAAGAAAACTACTTAGCAACTCTAGATATTTTTGCTGGATGTGGTGGCTTGTCTGAGGGACTGCAGCAATCAG GTGTTTCAATCACTAAGTGGGCAATTGAGTATGAAGAAGCTGCTGGAGATGCATTTAAGCTTAACCATCCAGAGTCTTTAGTGTTCATCAACAACTGCAATGTGATACTAAg GGCTGTTATGCAGAAATGTGGGGATGCAGATGACTGCATATCAACTCCAGAGGCTGGTGAGTTGGCTATGAAATTGGATGAAAAGGAAGTAGAGAATTTGCCACTGCCTGGACAAGTGGATTTCATCAATGGCGGGCCTCCTTGTCAG GGCTTTTCTGGAATGAATCGGTTTAATCATAGCACCTGGAGTAAAGTCCAGTGTGAGATGATTCTAgcatttttatcatttgctgaCTACTATAGACCAAAGTATTTTCTCCTGGAGAATGTGAGAAATTTTGTGTCTTTCAACCAAGGCCAGACTTTTCGTTTGACTGTAGCTTCACTTCTTGAAATGGGTTATCAG GTGAGGTTTGGTATCCTTGAAGCTGGGGCATATGGGGTACCACAGTCTAGGAAGCGAGCATTTATATGGGCAGCATCCCCAGAGGAGGTCCTTCCAGACTGGCCAGAGCCAATGCATGTATTTGCTGCACCAGAATTGAAAATCGCATTATCAGCAAATTCGCAATACGCAGCTGTGAGGAGCACTGCAAATGGAGCTGCTTTCCGTTCGATAACTGTCAGAGATACTATTGGTGATCTTCCTCCTGTTGTGAATGGGGCATCCAAAACAAATATGGAG TATAAAGGTGACCCTGTGTCATGGTTCCAGCAAAGAATTCGTGGGGATTCAGTGGTTTTGTCTGATCACATATCGAAAGAAATGAATGAACTTAACCTTATCAGGTGCCAGAGAATTCCCAGGCGTCCAGGTGCTGATTGGCGAGACCTTCCAGATGAAAAG GTCAAATTATCTACTGGGCAAGTGGTCGATTTGATACCATGGTGCTTGCCAAATACAGCTAAAAGGCACAATCAGTGGAAGGGCTTATATGGGAGGTTGGACTGGGAGGGCAACTTTCCGACTTCTGTAACAGATCCACAACCTATGGGTAAAGTTGGAATGTGCTTCCACCCTGAACAAGACAGAATTGTTACTGTTCGTGAATGTGCTCGTTCTCAA GGCTTTTCAGACAGCTATAAGTTCGCTGGTAATATTCTACACAAACATAGGCAGATTGGTAATGCTGTTCCTCCTCCTTTAGCATATGCATTAGGAAGGAAACTCAGGGAAGCAATCATTAGCAGGCGATCTGCCTAA